The Cryomorphaceae bacterium sequence GATCGGTGATATAGAGCATGTCATCGTCCGGCGTGTTGACTGCAAAATCGAGATTTTCCGGTTGCGTAAATTTATCTGTGGCCGGGTTGTAGGTACACTTAAAAATGTCATAACCTCCCATGCTCGAATGGCCTTCTGACGCGAAGTAAAAAGTCTCACCATCAGGATGCAGAAATGGAAAGTCATCATTGTAAGGCGTATTGATGCCCGTCATGGGAATGGGCTTGCTCCAGTTTCCGTTGGGAAGTCGGGATGCCCGGTAGATGTCTCGTCCGGTATCACCCTTCTTTCCATAGCTTGAGAAAAACACCGTAGAGGTATTGCCGGGGAAGTACATCAGGAAGCGCTCGCCTGTTTTGAGGTCGTAGGTGGTGAGCAGCTCCTCCGGGCAAACCAGAATGCGGCCGCCAATGGCTTCGAGGTCGTAGTTGCGAAAGAAATCTTTTTCGCTGGTTTCAACCTTGTTCAGAACGGTGATATCCTTGATGTTGGAGAGCAGATTTTGACCATTTTGGCATTGCGCAATGGCGAGGGTTACGTCAATCTTCCCCTTTCTGCGTCTGTCGGTTTTTTGCTCGTAGATTCGATACTGTTCAAGGGCCTCGGTAAACTGGTATGTCAGGTGGTAGGCCTTTCCGAGGAAAAAGTGAATCTCCGGAGGAATGCCTTCCTTGTCCATGGCAAAACGCAGGTGTTTAAAAGCCTTGTCCTTGTCTGCCGAACCATATACCAAACAGGCACCGAAACGATAGTTGAGGTCGGGGTTCGTAGGATTGAGACTCAGAAGCTGGGAGTAACTCGCCAGGGTTTCACCAAAGCGCTCTTGTTCGAACAATTCGTCTGCTTGTTTGCGAAGTTCTTCCGTAGGTGTTTTCTGAGCAAACAGTCCATTCCCTACCAGCAAAAACAGCGCAATGACTATCATTCTGCTTAGGTTGGCTGCAGTTTTCCGGCCCAATACCGAACGCCTTTCGCTTTGCCTTCTTTCCGGGTTTCTAGTCAAATCGTCGGATAAAATCGTTGCGGAGTTTCTTGGTTCCCAGCATGTAGGTGTAAGGATCTTTGCCTTTGCCACCTTCAGCTTTGCGTTTATCGTCCTTCACTTCTACAAGCATATTGTTAAAGTCATTGTCTGAGGAGAACACGCGCATCATGCCACGCTTGTAGGTAAAGAAGTACCAGTTGGCGTCGTCCAGTTCCAGGTAAATATGCAACTCATCGCCACCGCGTTTCTTCTCTATTTCTATGCGCCCTTTTACCTGGCGGAACACGTCTTTCTTGCCAATGTGGGCAATGCTGATAGGGCCTTCGCTTTGAAAAGCGCTCTCCAGATCGTTCCACTTCATTTTTACATTGGCGAGGTACAGTGTATGGGTCATTTCCTGGGGTAGTCGCTTGATTCCACCGCTGAGACTCAATTCAGTGATAATCTTATCAGATTTTTCCAATCCCATTACCTCACGAATGGATTTTTCGTAGTGGGTTTCGGCAATGTTTACCGGTTTTAAATCGGGGTAGCTGTTGATTTTCTCCTCCATCTTCTTCAAGGCATCCTCCAGAAAGTGGAAATTGATAATTAGCGTGGCCTCCATGCTGAAAGATTCGTCCTCCATGCTGTGACGGGCCTCACCCACGGGCTGGAAATGTACCTGACCGAAATCATTACCGAGATTGATGTTTCCATCGCCCACTACTGTGCACTTATCCACATTAAGGGCCACAAAGTTGCCCGGCAGTTTCCGCTCGCGCAGCTTTTCGCGGGAGCCCACCTGGTACTCACGTGCGTTTTTGTCGAAGAACAGAAATCCGCGCGCCGAAAGCACTTCCTCGTCGTCCATATCGTCTTTCACCGACAGGAAGGTAGAGTACAATCTGTAGGGCTGCGCGTTGACCATGGTTCCCACCCCTACCGGTTTTCCGGAGTAATCTACCAGCATGGTATCTACGGGAATCATTACCTCTTCCGGATTGATTTCGGACTCAAAATTCATATAGTTTCGCTCAATACCGGGGCAATTGTGCGAAATGCGGGTACTTCCTTTAAAGGTAAGGAACTTGTTGTTGGCCTCCATTCTGGTGCGGCCAATAAACTCAAAATTGGGGCTGAGCATAAACTGTGCATCCTCCAGCACCTGCCCTTCGGCAATGGTTTGCAGGGAGGTATCCACCTTCACCGAATGAAAGGCAATGACTTGCTCACGTTTGTTCTCATCCACGTAGGTGTATTCTGCATTACCCTTGTAGTCCCATCGGGATTTGATTTCAATCTTTGCATTGAACATGCGATGGTATTCTGTAATGTAGTTGGCCACGATACCAGCATTTTCAAGGGGCTCAATATGAGCCTTCTTAAAGATGCGCAGCTCGCCTCTATCGGGAATAATCTTGGCATCTGCTACACGGATGTGATCAATTTCCTTACAGTCAATAATGTTTTGCTTCAGGTCGTACACTGCCTTGGGGGCCATAAAGTTGAGTGAATCCTGATCGGGATGGGTGCTGTAAAAATTTGAGCGGCCGATGTCGAGTTCTGTATCAATCACAAAATCGGCTGCAACGGCTGAGCTCGAAGAGAGTTCAATACTGTTTTCATCCATAAACCACTTGAACTTGTCCATGTAGCATACGTACTGGTTAATGGGAAACTCTACAAAGGTATCGTCGCCGTTCGACTCAAATTCTGCCACCCGCTTATCAAACTGTACATCTGCCTTTACATTTTCGGTTCTGAAGGCCATTTCTGCGTCGTTCATTGCAGCCAGGCGGAAGTCGGCAGTATCTGAGGTAAACGAAATCTGGTTGAGATCCATTCGCTCTGATTCCAACTCTGCACCAGCAAAATCCATTTGTCCGCTGGCAGTCATTCCGGAGGGAGTAAGTTCGGTATAGCCCCGCACCAAATCTGATTGTTCATCAAAGAAGGTAATAGGCTCTTTCATGACGTCCAACCGCAACAGGTTTTTACCAGGGCTGTAAAACAGATCTGCTTCGGTGGCATGTGCTTCCGGCACCTGGGGTGGGCCTGCCTGAGCGAGGTTTTTAAAGTGCTTGGTGGTACCGCGGGTAGAATCCGGAAAAAAGATGAAGTTTTCAGAACTGGCTGTTGCGGTGAGGTACTCCATCTCACCTTCTCCTTGCAGTCCGCTGTAATTCAGTGTTATATTATCCTTGTATTTTCCTCTCGCACCGTAAAGCGGCAATCCGGCAGAGCCTGTTTGACGCACAAATCCCAGTGAGTAGTCGGGTTGTACACGCAATTGCTCTTCAATGTCGGGGAAAATATCAGCCGAAACAAGCGTTCCGTCAAAGAAAACCTGATCGGTATTGAAGTCATTCAGGCTGTCAATCACAAAAGGCTCTACCTGGAAGTAAAAGCGATCGCGGTTATATACTCCCTTCTGAATCTGTTTGTTATCGTAATAGACAAAGGGCTTTTTGGTGCAGTCGAAAATGGGATATTGCGGATAATCCGGTTGCACTCCACTCTTGTTGTAGGGGTTATCGATGGAGATCGTACCCTGTATTCCTTCGAGCACGTTTTTAACACGAACCAATCGCGGGCGCCCTCTGCGGGTGGTACTTTCGCGGTCCTCGAAACGCTCTACGTAAAAGCGGCATGAATCCACATTAATCAGGTCAATTTTAAAGTCGTCGTAAGTAAACTTGTACTCCTTTCCGAAGAATTCAAACTTTCCGGCGCGAATCATCCCTGCAAAATCAAAGTCGCGGTTTTTCTTGAGTAGCAATTCACCATTTTGCGGATAAATCACCACGTTTTGGCTGTCGCTCAAAAAGATGCGTTCTACACCTCTCAGGAGCATATCGTAGTTGAGAAGGTTGATGGATGCGTTATCCTCGCGTTCTGTCTGGGAGTTGAATACAATCACGTCGTAGTCCGTTCTGCCGCCACTGGCCAGGATGTAATTGTACAATCTTTCCTTCACTTTGATGTGTCGCCTTTCAATATCGTAATCAATAAATCCTTTGTTTCCGAGGTCAATAAGCAGAGGGATGATTTGCTCAGGGGGGAAGCGCATATCTGCGGCCAATCCCTCGATGTAGAACTCATTGGAATTGATAGACTGCGCGTATTTGCGGATACTAAACAAAGGGTGCATGGCCGACAATCCTGCCAGTGCGTCGTAGCGCTGCATCTGAAAGTAATTGTTTGATTCGAAAGCTGCGCGGTTTTGGGTAGATCCGGGCAGGTTTCCGAGGCGAATCAAAGGGTCGTCAATTTTCCAGTACAAGGCCTCAAAGTACATATCCACCTCGTGAAAACTATTGAAATACGGGCTTTTGCTTTGCCCTTCGTCCATGCGAATAAGACTCAGCATGCGCGTGTCTTTGATGAATTTGAAATTGAGCGAAGGGTGTGTAATGGAATCTTGATCGAGGAAGATGGTTACGGCAACGCGATCAGACACTATACGGTCGGGGCGAATGGTGAAATTGAGTGCGCGACTCTGCAGAAAAGCATATCCATCGCGGTAGATGGTGAGACTTGCCGGCTGATCGGGCGTACCGTAGCCCTGTAGTTTGCTGCCACGCATGGAAAAACCGCCTTCGTAATCTATATCCTTAGCTATATCGCGAATTTTCAGGCGCTTGTTATACGACTCGAAGGCGGGATAACTCGCCGTTTCTTCCTTTACACCTCCCAGCACTTTGTCTGACACAACGCCTTGCAGCGGGTAATCGAAAAAGGCATTGAAAAAGAGCACCGAATCCACGGAATAGGAAGATCCCTTGGTTCGTATTTCGTAACTACCCTCAATGATTCCGTAGGTTTCGTTGGGGTCGAGACCGGCACGCTCCCAGGTGATACGCCCGCCTTTGCCCACAAATTTATCCTGTGTTGGATAATAGACTCCGCTGGTTGCGTAAATCACCGAGCTGTCGTTTTTGGCGAGGCATCGCAAATCCATGGAGCGAAAAACCACTTTTGGGATGGAGTCAAATTCAAAGGTGTATCGGTCGTTACTGGCCTGCCAGGCGGTGGTAGTTGAGCGGTAAAAGGTATTGTCTTTGAAGATAGAAGCCGAATTTTCAACAAACTTCACCAGGTTCGATTTGCGGCGGTCTGAAACCAATTCTTCCATGATGGTGAGCCAGCCGTTAAAGCTTTCATCGCTTTGCCGGCTTTGGGTAAAGGCCACGAGTGAACTGAAGAAATCGCGGAATTCAGGATAGGCTCTCAATCGTTTTTTGAGCATCTCATCGCTGATTTTGTAGATGCGTTTCCGCGACGCGTCTGTAAACCGCTCGCTGTTCCATGCCGGGCCAAACTCCTCTTCAACAAAGGCTTTAGCGTCTTTTTTATTGGCCGCAGAGAGCAGGTTGTTCACATCTTGCAAGTAGCCTTCCTGCGTTGGTGTAAAATTGCGCATGGTTTGGGCGTGCAACTGAAGAATACATCCAGTTAGCAGCAACAACCCGGTCAGTCCCCACTTTTTCATACTTGCTTTTCGAATTGAAGCATGGCCCATTGGTTTCGCGAAGCCACGAGTGTTTGCCGCATCCCTGCAGAGGCAGCTTTGCGCACCAAATCAGGCACATCTGCCTCGTAAAACCCACTGATGATGAGTCTTCCACCGAGCTTCAAGTGCTTCGCATACTGTGCCATATCCTGCATGAGTACGTTTTTGTTGATATTCGCCAAGATAAAATGAAATGAGCGGTCTCCTATGCGGCGTACATCGCCTTTTTCAACAGTTATATTCACAGCTCCGTTCAGTTCAACATTTTCAAGTGCGTTTTCGTAGCACCAGTCGTCTATGTCAATGGCCACCACACTTGCAGCGCCCATTTTTGACGCGAGGATGGCCAGCACACCGGTTCCTGAGCCCATATCGAGCACATCCAAACCGCCAAGCTCCATACCGCGAAGGTTTTTCAGAATAAGCCATGTGGTTTCGTGATGCCCCGTACCAAACGACATTTTGGGCTGAATAATGAGCTCGAAAGGCAAATGAGCCGGTTCGTGAAATGGAGCTCTCACCCTGCAATCTTCGGTAACTTCAATGGGCTTGAAGTCAGATTCCCATACTGCATTCCAGTTTTGAGCAGGTATGTTTTCACTGCGGATACTGAAGCTAAAATCGCTACCGAGTTGTTTGATTAACAATTTCGTTTCCTGATCATTGTATTCTGCTTCCTGAATATATGCTTCAAGTCCGGCTTCGGTTTCAACGAAACTCTCAAAACCTGCTTCGGCAAGTTGTGCCATTACCAGTTCGCGGAAGGGCTCAACGGGATTCAGGGTGATATGCAGTGCAAGGTAGTCCATCAGTGTTGAAAAGAGTTTGCAATGGCCAAAAAATCAGGTGCATTCAACGAGGCGCCGCCGATTAGTCCACCGTCCACATCCTCACAGGCAAAGAGCTCTGCAGCGTTTTCGGGCTTGCAGGAACCACCGTAGAGAATGGAGGTGTTTTGCGCTGTTTCACTACCGAAAAGTTCTGCTAGCACCGAGCGGATAAAGGCGTGCATTTCCTGTGCCTGCGCGGTTGTGGCTGTTTTTCCTGTTCCGATGGCCCACACGGGCTCGTACGCGATAACAATCTGTTTCATCTGTTCATTGGACATTCCCCGAAGTGCTTCACGCAATTGTCGGGCCACGACTGCCTTTTCCTGACCTTTTTCGCGCTCATCCAAAGTCTCACCACAACACACAATGGCAGTCATTTCCTGTGCAACAACGGCCTCCGTTTTTCGGCGCACCACTTCATCGGTTTCGCCGAAAAGGCTTCTGCGCTCCGAATGACCTACAATGCAGTAGCCCACACCAAGGTTGGCCAGCATAGCTGCGCTCACCTCTCCGGTGTAAGCGCCGGAAGCTTCATGGTAGCAGTTTTGAGCGCCAACTTCTATTCTGCCCTCTCTCTGCCAGTCTGAGAGCGCCCACGCCGTGTAAATCAGCGGTGGACAAACAATCAGTGTAACACCCGAATGCTGCAATGTTTCTGTTTGCGGGCACAATTCCTGCACCAAAGCAGCTCCTTCTGCCGGCTGCAGGTTCATCTTCCAGTTTCCGGCTACAATATTTTTTCGCATGGTTTCGATTATTGAATTCTGACACGTGGGTCTAACCATCCGTAGATGATATCCACCACAATATTGATGACCACAAAGGTAGTGGCAATCACGATAACGCTTCCCATCACCACGGGCAGGTCTTCCTTGATCAATGCGTCGTAAATACGATATCCAAGTCCTTTCCAGGTGAATACAAATTCGATGAACACGGCTCCTGCCAGCAAATAGGCAAACCATCCCGATATGGCGGTAATCACAGGGTTCAGGGCGTTGCGCAAGGCGTGACCTACCACCACAGCATAGAAGGAAAGACCTTTGGAACGGGCCGTTCGCACAAAGTCTGCCGACAGCACCTCGAGCATAGAGCTGCGCGTAAGCTGCATAAAGATGGCCAGCGGACGAATGCCTAGAGTAAGGGCGGGTAGAATGAGGTTTTTGAGGTCGAGGTATTGCTCACCGGTGTAATCGTCGTAGGAATACAGCGAACCCGAGGCATTGAGGCCTGTGCCCGGCAACTGGATGTAGGCTTCGATCATCGGTACGAAATCACCACCGGCCAGCGCATTGAGCGTTTTACCCAGGAACCAGAGTGCAGCACCGGCAAAAAGCCCTTTGGCACCCCAGCGCCCAGCCACAAGCCAGGTCTGGTCTTTGTTGGGCAATAGTTTACGCCATGCTGCGATGCCTCCGACGAGCAATCCAATCAGCATGAGCAACACGGGCAAGGCCGGCAGCGACGTGGTGGTGTACCACAGCGTGGCGCCAATCCACGAAACGATGATGGCCATGAAAAACGATGGCCCTGACATTCCCAGCACGGCCAGCACAAAGAGCGACTGATCGAGGAATCCATCCTTCCGAACGGCTGCCAAAATCCCGATACCAATTCCCAGGATGATGGCCAGGGTAATGGCCGTAACCGCCAGCACCACAGTTCCGGGCATGGCCTCTGCAATGATATCGGCAACGGGCTGCTTGGTTTGATACGATCTGCGCAAATAAGGTGCTTTTAGAACGAGCGCGCGGTTTTCACCAAAAGTCACCAGGCGCGTGTAGCTGTATTTCTCATCACTGAGGTAAATGTGCGACTCCGGTCGGCTTGGGTTATGCAGCGACAAAGGCAGCAAATCGTTGATGTACAGCAAATACTGCTTACTTTTGGGTAAATCAAGACCCAGTTCTTTTTGAATGGCTGCGATGGATTCGGCCGTGGCGCGCTGCCCCAGCATCATGCGAGCAGGATCTCCAGGGGCGAGGTTGAAAATCACAAACACCAGCGAAACTACTCCGAAGAGCACCAGCAAGCCGTAGCCTAGTTTCCTGATGATGTATTGAAACACGTATTAGTTAATCAGGTAGTTGGCTTTAATATCGCGGTACTCGGGAAAATTGTTGTGGTGCCATTTACCCAAAATGGTTCCGTCTTTCATCAGCAACAAACCCGGATTGGAACGAATAATGGTCTTGAGGAAAATCTCATCTGCATTGTAATAAGGAAAAGGCGTTTGGTGCTCGTGCCTGAAATCATTCACCTTCGCCTCGCCGCTGGATGTAATTCCGAAGAAAGGAATACCGTCTGCATCGGACTGTTCCGCAAAAGCGTTGATGGTCTTTTGCACTTTGGCGTTGGAACCTTCCAGTTGGTAGGCAATCAGCAAGAATGAAAAGCCTTCTCGCTGAATAATTTCATCGCCAATATCAAAACCATCCTCGTCCATCACATTAAACACCGGAATGGGTGGTTCATAGCCTCTCTGCACCACAATTGATTCATCACTGGCCGATTGTACATCCCACTCATCCCACATTTTCTTTTCGAGGTATTCGGTGCTGAGGGCAGTGCGCGTTTCGCCGGTTTGCTTGTGCTTCAGGGTGTACACATTGGCGTACACAGTGGGCTTCAGTCCGAGCTCTTCGGCCGATTTCATTTGTTCCGGAATATTGTTGCCCACGGCGTAAGGGCGGTAATCCTTTACAGGAAGGTTTCGGTAGGTGTACATGGCAAAACCGAGCGCAAAGGCAACCATCACAGCGCCCATCACCCACTCCTTGTGAGGAGTTTTAAGGGCCTGCTTCATCACAACATAGGCCGCCATGCTGATCAAGGTGAACACCAGCGGGAACCACCATCCAAAAAGCCATCCACCAAAGAGCACCACAACCACAATGGAGGCCGCAAAGATACCTCCGTCTTCTCGCAGGTTGTTGAGCCGAATACGTCCGCTTTCAATAACCAGCACGATCACGAAAAAGAAGAGTGTGAGGTCTTTGTAGAACGACTCCCAGGGAGTGAGCGAGCGCCCCACAGAGCCGCGAAGTGCATCGCCAAAACAGCCGCAATCCGTTACACAGATCCTGTCGAAAGAGGCTCCTGCGTTGAGGGCTGCCGTTTGCGCATCGTTACAGGTTGCGGTGTACCACGTAAGCCATCCAAAGAAAACGGTCATCAGCAGGAGGGTAATATTTACCAGACGGGCTTTTGCGCCAAAGAGCACGGCCAGCCCCAACACCACCTCCACCACTGTAACGAGAATGGCCATGGGCAAGGCCCAATCGTGAAAAAGAGCCCAGAAACTTCCCAATGCCTGCTCGTCGAAGTACTCCTCAAGCTTGTAACTAAAACCCAGTGTATCATTGGCTTTGATAAGTCCGCTTACTACAAAGATGGAGCCTACCACTACCCTGCTCACATACACAGACCACGCAACGCCCTGGGGGCCAATCAGCATCAAACCACCGCCCAAAAGCGCGGCCACGGTAGCCATCCAGTACACGTTGAATTCATCGGGAGCGCTGGTGGTGAAACCCAGAATGAGCATCAGCAAACCGGCCAGCACCAAACCGAGCGAAGTGATTTTTTGAGTAAGCGTCAGGTTTTTCATGTCGTTTAGCTTTGTTGCACCGAAGTTAGGCAGGGTCAGGCAGAGGTGGCCCGAATTAACATTGTATTAACGTCCCTCTTCGGCTTCCATAATCATTGCAAATACTGCGTAATTCAGGATGTCGAGATAGTTGGCTTCGAGCCCTTCAGACACGATGGTTTTTCCGTCGTTGTCTTCAATTTGCTTTACGCGCAGCAACTTCATAAGAATCAAATCGGTGATGGACGATACGCGCATGGAGCGCCATGCTTCGCCGTAATCGTGGTTTTTTTGCTGCATCAAATCATGCGCATCCTCAATGATCACATTGTAAAATGTTTCGGCCTCTTCGGGCGATATTTTGAGGGGTTTGGATTCACCCACGCGCAGCTGAATCACTGCCATCACGCAGTAGTTGATGATTCCGATAAACTCATCGCGGATTCCCTCCTGCACCTTGCTCTTTCCTTTGAGCTGAATGGTGCGGATGCGGTTGGCTTTGATGTAGAGCTGATCGGTAAGTGAACTGGTTCGCAAAATGCGCCAGGCACTGCCGTAGTCTTTCATTTTCTGGAGAAAAAGCGAACGGCATTCGGCAACAACCTCGCGAAACTGCTCCGAAGTATTACTCATTATCTTTACGCTTGAATTCTGTGACATTTTCGCCGTGAAAGATACATCTTTTGACCCTCCACCGTCGGTATGTATTGAGGGGGTTCTCCTTGACTTTTCAACACCCCGCGTGATGGGCATTCTCAATGCCACACCCGACTCGTTTTACGAAGGAAGCCGCACACAGAGCCTGAACCATGCGGTGGAGAGAGCAGGAAGAATGTGGGAGCTGGGAGCTGATTTTATTGATATTGGAGGATATTCCACACGCCCGGGAGCGGAAGTTGTTCAGGAGGCCGAGGAACATCAACGGGTCATTCCATTGGTACGAAGCCTAAAGGACGCTTTTCCCGATATCCGGATATCTGTTGATACGTTCCGTGCTTCGGTTGCCGAAGCCGCTGTGGAAGCCGGCGCGGCGATGATCAACGATGTAAGCGGCGGTACACTCGACCACAAGATGTTTGAAACCGTAGCTCGACTGGGTGTTCCGTACGTACTCACCCATATGCGCGGCACGCCCCAAACCATGACAGGCCTCACAGAATACAAAGACCTGGGCGCTGACATCATACGCGATTTGTCGGCCAAGCTGCAGCAGCTTCGCGAATTGGGCGTGCACGACGTGCTGATTGACCCGGGGTTTGGGTTTGCCAAAACAGCCGCCCAGGGCTTCTACCTGCTTAAAAACCTGCATATCTTCAAGGTGTTGAAGTGCCCCTTGCTGGTTGGCGTTTCGAGGAAGTCTATGATCTGGCGCACCTTGGGCATCACACCGGAAGAATCTCTGAACGGTACCACTGTGCTGCATACGGTGGCGTTGATGCACGGGGCGCATGTGCTGCGTGTACACGATGCGAAGGAAGCGGCTGAAGCCATTCGGTTGCTTGCCGCATTGAATGAACAATGAAAAATCCGGCGATGCATCAACGCACAAATCTCGTTTCGCAGCATGGGGTCTATCATGGCGCAAATAACAGACCTTCGCCCTATGATTTAATAAGCGGCTCTGAACCATCATCGAAACTGGTGGTTTTTGCGCACGGCTACAAAGGTTTTAAGGATTGGGGGCCGTGGCATTTGCTGGCTCCCTTTTTTGTGGAGCATGGCTACGACTGGCTGGCTTTTAACTTTTCGCACAACGGTGGAACGGTGCAAAACCCCATTGACTTCCCGGATCTGGATGCATTTGCCGCCAATACCTACAGCAAGGAAGTGCTTGATTTGAGCTTACTGCTGGAAAAAGTCTTTTCCGGTGACATTTCGGGCCGGGCAAACCACCGTTGGAAGGAGGTGTATCTTATCGGACACAGTCGCGGCGGTGGAATCGTGACGCTGGTTGCGGGCCAGCTCCAGGACAAAATTGCGGGCATGGCAAC is a genomic window containing:
- a CDS encoding 50S ribosomal protein L11 methyltransferase; its protein translation is MDYLALHITLNPVEPFRELVMAQLAEAGFESFVETEAGLEAYIQEAEYNDQETKLLIKQLGSDFSFSIRSENIPAQNWNAVWESDFKPIEVTEDCRVRAPFHEPAHLPFELIIQPKMSFGTGHHETTWLILKNLRGMELGGLDVLDMGSGTGVLAILASKMGAASVVAIDIDDWCYENALENVELNGAVNITVEKGDVRRIGDRSFHFILANINKNVLMQDMAQYAKHLKLGGRLIISGFYEADVPDLVRKAASAGMRQTLVASRNQWAMLQFEKQV
- a CDS encoding triose-phosphate isomerase, which encodes MRKNIVAGNWKMNLQPAEGAALVQELCPQTETLQHSGVTLIVCPPLIYTAWALSDWQREGRIEVGAQNCYHEASGAYTGEVSAAMLANLGVGYCIVGHSERRSLFGETDEVVRRKTEAVVAQEMTAIVCCGETLDEREKGQEKAVVARQLREALRGMSNEQMKQIVIAYEPVWAIGTGKTATTAQAQEMHAFIRSVLAELFGSETAQNTSILYGGSCKPENAAELFACEDVDGGLIGGASLNAPDFLAIANSFQH
- a CDS encoding ABC transporter permease; the encoded protein is MFQYIIRKLGYGLLVLFGVVSLVFVIFNLAPGDPARMMLGQRATAESIAAIQKELGLDLPKSKQYLLYINDLLPLSLHNPSRPESHIYLSDEKYSYTRLVTFGENRALVLKAPYLRRSYQTKQPVADIIAEAMPGTVVLAVTAITLAIILGIGIGILAAVRKDGFLDQSLFVLAVLGMSGPSFFMAIIVSWIGATLWYTTTSLPALPVLLMLIGLLVGGIAAWRKLLPNKDQTWLVAGRWGAKGLFAGAALWFLGKTLNALAGGDFVPMIEAYIQLPGTGLNASGSLYSYDDYTGEQYLDLKNLILPALTLGIRPLAIFMQLTRSSMLEVLSADFVRTARSKGLSFYAVVVGHALRNALNPVITAISGWFAYLLAGAVFIEFVFTWKGLGYRIYDALIKEDLPVVMGSVIVIATTFVVINIVVDIIYGWLDPRVRIQ
- a CDS encoding DoxX family protein, translating into MKNLTLTQKITSLGLVLAGLLMLILGFTTSAPDEFNVYWMATVAALLGGGLMLIGPQGVAWSVYVSRVVVGSIFVVSGLIKANDTLGFSYKLEEYFDEQALGSFWALFHDWALPMAILVTVVEVVLGLAVLFGAKARLVNITLLLMTVFFGWLTWYTATCNDAQTAALNAGASFDRICVTDCGCFGDALRGSVGRSLTPWESFYKDLTLFFFVIVLVIESGRIRLNNLREDGGIFAASIVVVVLFGGWLFGWWFPLVFTLISMAAYVVMKQALKTPHKEWVMGAVMVAFALGFAMYTYRNLPVKDYRPYAVGNNIPEQMKSAEELGLKPTVYANVYTLKHKQTGETRTALSTEYLEKKMWDEWDVQSASDESIVVQRGYEPPIPVFNVMDEDGFDIGDEIIQREGFSFLLIAYQLEGSNAKVQKTINAFAEQSDADGIPFFGITSSGEAKVNDFRHEHQTPFPYYNADEIFLKTIIRSNPGLLLMKDGTILGKWHHNNFPEYRDIKANYLIN
- a CDS encoding DUF1599 domain-containing protein translates to MSNTSEQFREVVAECRSLFLQKMKDYGSAWRILRTSSLTDQLYIKANRIRTIQLKGKSKVQEGIRDEFIGIINYCVMAVIQLRVGESKPLKISPEEAETFYNVIIEDAHDLMQQKNHDYGEAWRSMRVSSITDLILMKLLRVKQIEDNDGKTIVSEGLEANYLDILNYAVFAMIMEAEEGR
- the folP gene encoding dihydropteroate synthase → MGILNATPDSFYEGSRTQSLNHAVERAGRMWELGADFIDIGGYSTRPGAEVVQEAEEHQRVIPLVRSLKDAFPDIRISVDTFRASVAEAAVEAGAAMINDVSGGTLDHKMFETVARLGVPYVLTHMRGTPQTMTGLTEYKDLGADIIRDLSAKLQQLRELGVHDVLIDPGFGFAKTAAQGFYLLKNLHIFKVLKCPLLVGVSRKSMIWRTLGITPEESLNGTTVLHTVALMHGAHVLRVHDAKEAAEAIRLLAALNEQ
- a CDS encoding alpha/beta fold hydrolase, translated to MKNPAMHQRTNLVSQHGVYHGANNRPSPYDLISGSEPSSKLVVFAHGYKGFKDWGPWHLLAPFFVEHGYDWLAFNFSHNGGTVQNPIDFPDLDAFAANTYSKEVLDLSLLLEKVFSGDISGRANHRWKEVYLIGHSRGGGIVTLVAGQLQDKIAGMATWAAVADFGERFPADVSAWKAEGVMYVANARTGQQLPHLFSFWEDYRKNRVKLHILNAAKRFNGPVLVAHGSKDEAVDFNNAARLHAAFPNSSLLQVEGAGHTFGGKHPWDSGALPAPMRFIAEESVRCWKQNA